GGTAGACGGCGGGATCCCACATGGCACACCTCATTGAAAGGTAGGTGTCGAATTCTAAACCGTACGTACGTTTTTTTTGAAGATAACAGGCGAGCGGTAGGGTCACCACGTGGAAAAACGAAGCTTTCGCCGGATGGGCCGCGACACGTCGGTGATCGGCCTGGGGGCCTGGCAGCTCGGCGCCGACTGGGGCGACGTCAGCGAGGCCGACGCGCACGCCACCCTCCAGGCCGCGGTCGACGCCGGGGTCACCTTCATCGACACGGCCGACGTCTACGGGGACGGGCGCAGCGAGCAGATCGTCGGTTCGTTCGTCAAGGACAAGCCGGGCCTGACCGTGGCCACCAAGATGGGCCGCCGGCTGCCGCAGGAGCCGGCGAACTACTCGCTGGACAACTTCCGCGCCTGGACCGACCGCTCGCGCGCCAACCTCGGGGTGGACACCCTGGACCTGGTGCAGCTGCACTGCCCGCCGACGCCGGTGTTCAGCAGCGACGAGGTGTTCGACGCGCTCGACACGCTGGTGCAGGAGAAGCGGATCGCCGCCTACGGCGTCAGCGTGGAGAAGGTGGACGAGGCGCTCGCCGCGATCGCCCGCCCCGGCACGGCCAGCGTCCAGATCATCCTGAACGCGTTCCGGCTCAAGCCGCTCGAGCGGGTGCTGCCGGCCGCCGCCGAGGCCGGGGTCGGCATCATCGCCCGGGTCCCGCTCGCCAGCGGCCTGCTCTCCGGGCGTTACGACGAGCACACGCAGTTCGCGGCGGACGACCACCGCAACTACAACCGGCACGGCGAGGCGTTCGACGTCGGCGAGACCTTCTCCGGGGTGGACTTCGCGACCGGATTGGAAGCGGTCCGCCGGCTCCGCTCACTCGTTCCGGATGATGCGACGATGGCGCAATTCGCGTTGCGCTGGATCCTCGATCAGCCGGCCGTCTCGGTCGTGATCCCGGGTGCGCGTAATCCCGAGCAAGCGCGCGCGAACGCGCACGCCGCCTCTCTTCCGCCGCTTTCGCCGGAAACCCGGGAAAAGATCGCAGCGGTCTACGATGAGCTGATTCGCCCTCAGGTGCACGACAAATGGTGAACAATGAAAACGACACTCCGGCCGATCCGACGCGGTTGCGCGGCTGGCTGAGCATGTCGCTGGGCCTGCTGGCCATCGTGC
Above is a genomic segment from Actinoplanes ianthinogenes containing:
- a CDS encoding aldo/keto reductase, whose translation is MEKRSFRRMGRDTSVIGLGAWQLGADWGDVSEADAHATLQAAVDAGVTFIDTADVYGDGRSEQIVGSFVKDKPGLTVATKMGRRLPQEPANYSLDNFRAWTDRSRANLGVDTLDLVQLHCPPTPVFSSDEVFDALDTLVQEKRIAAYGVSVEKVDEALAAIARPGTASVQIILNAFRLKPLERVLPAAAEAGVGIIARVPLASGLLSGRYDEHTQFAADDHRNYNRHGEAFDVGETFSGVDFATGLEAVRRLRSLVPDDATMAQFALRWILDQPAVSVVIPGARNPEQARANAHAASLPPLSPETREKIAAVYDELIRPQVHDKW